Proteins encoded together in one Vulcanisaeta thermophila window:
- a CDS encoding methylenetetrahydrofolate reductase produces the protein MAVIIAELPPLRNLDNVDNYLNTVAQVADYVTHVNIPDSTFANPSANSILTGALIRRRFNVEVIANVRVADHNKVGLMALIMGGIANGVRNYLLLRGDLGPGVTPVQDLTPTTAIGYLRSEGRLKARFGISISTYTQEYIRERLEAKPDFAMLQYTLNNEDLELALRVNENYGIDLYPPLLIITNKSAKTISKILNKDVPIPNDPIEDAVKRAKELLRKFPGIYLTAPGDLNAIINTAKALKEII, from the coding sequence GTGGCGGTAATAATAGCGGAACTACCACCACTGAGGAACCTGGACAATGTGGATAACTACCTAAACACCGTAGCTCAGGTTGCGGATTACGTAACACACGTAAACATACCAGACTCAACCTTCGCAAACCCCTCAGCAAACTCCATACTCACAGGGGCACTCATAAGGAGGAGGTTCAACGTGGAGGTCATTGCGAACGTTAGGGTTGCGGACCACAACAAGGTGGGGCTAATGGCACTAATAATGGGTGGAATAGCCAACGGGGTAAGGAACTACCTACTACTCAGGGGAGACCTAGGGCCCGGGGTAACACCCGTACAGGACCTAACACCCACAACCGCAATAGGGTACCTCAGGAGCGAGGGCAGGCTGAAGGCGAGGTTCGGCATATCAATATCCACATACACACAGGAATACATAAGGGAGAGGCTAGAGGCAAAACCAGACTTCGCAATGCTACAATACACACTCAACAACGAAGACCTAGAACTAGCCCTAAGGGTCAATGAGAACTACGGCATAGACCTATACCCACCACTACTAATAATCACCAACAAATCCGCAAAAACAATATCAAAAATACTCAACAAAGACGTACCAATACCCAACGACCCCATAGAAGACGCCGTGAAAAGAGCCAAGGAACTACTAAGGAAATTCCCAGGAATATACCTAACAGCACCAGGAGACCTAAACGCAATAATAAACACAGCAAAAGCACTAAAGGAAATAATCTAA